The Capricornis sumatraensis isolate serow.1 chromosome 15, serow.2, whole genome shotgun sequence DNA segment aTGGCCAGGTACTGAGGTCTCCAGCCACACATGTCAGCCCGTTCCCTCCAAGGCCAGCCTGCCCCTCTGCTCGCTTCTCAGCCCTGTCCTTGTGTTCCCAGGACAACGAGACATTGGAGGTGTACCCGCCCCCCCTTGCCACATACCAAGACGTCATCCTGGGCACCCGGAAGACCTATGCCGTCTACGACCTCCTGGATGCAGCTGTGGTCAGCAACTCGCGCAGCCTCAACATCCAGCTGAAGTGGAAGAGGCCCCCAGAGAATGGTGGGTGGAGGGTGGGCCACCACGGCCACCATGGGCTACAGCGATTTCATCTTGTGGGGAAGACTCACAGCCCCATCTCTTCACCAGGAGACAACAGGCTTGTGTTTAGATCCAGATAActggagtcagacatcctggttTTAACACCACCTCTTCTAAGCTCTATGACCTTGAAGGTTCCTAACTTCATTGTCTCATGCTGAAAACAGGGACAGTAATACCTAACAGGTTAGATGAGATAATTAATGGAAAACATGGAAGTCATTCATGCATTTGTTCAtttaattaacaaaaattttttttgaagacaCAAGTACCCTGATTTTGAGAAACATTAACATACAGTAGTTGAAGCAGGCCTCAAACAATTAGTTACAATCATGTTCAGTGTTACCAAGAAAAAGGGTGAAATGTTGTGAGAGCACTTGGTTTGGGTTGGAGCCAGCAGAAAGCTCAGGGCTTGTTAGTACTCAGTAAACAACAGTAATTCTGTTGTCATTGCTGTGAGTTGGGGAAGACAGGGATGGTTCCAGAATGCAGGTTTCCCAGTTCTGGCAAAGCGTCTCCCCGTCCCCTTCTGGCTTTGAGACTCTGAACCTGGCCCAGGGAGTGGATTTGGGGAGTGGCCccccctttttgtttttctttaaaggagTGGTTAACTGTTGGCTTTTCTCTGAGCAGAGGCCCCCCCGGTGCCCTTCCTGTACGCCCAGCGGTATGTGAGCGGCTACGGGCTGCAGAGCGGGGAGCTGAGCACGCTGCTGTACAACACCCACCCGTACCGGGCCTTCCCTGTGCTGCTGTTGGACAGCGTGCCCTGGTACCTGCGGCTGTACGTGCACACGCTCACCATCACGTCCAAgggcaaggagaacaaaccaagTGAGCGCCAGCCCccagccagcccctcccccacccctccccctccacgTCCCCCAGCACCTCAGTTCTCAGGATAATTCCAGAAGTACCTTGCAGTCTGCACAGGCGTCAGGAGTAGTTTGAGTGACCTCACCAGTGCCAGATCTGCAAGTGTTTATAAAGTCAAAGTAGTTAAACCACACAGGCCTGGTGACTCTTCGTAGGACATGATCAAGGCAGGAGTTTCCTAATCTTTCTCActtgcttccttctctttcctggaGCTCTGTTTTGTTTCGGATGATTCCTAGACTCTTTTCAGGTGGAGAAAGGAAACGAGTATTGGATACAAAGAAGGTGCTGGAGTAGGTGGTTTTTGCTTCCTTGGGTGGGGTAAAGAGGTGcagttttaaaagtttgtttgtcttttctattatttttgtgaGGAGgagttaatatttactgagtgctttctATGAGATGCCAGGCATAGCACAAAAGCGCTTGTTTTCCTTTGGAGTGGAGGGAGACTAAGGAACACAGGAGACTCCTTAGGAAGATGTTACAGCACAACTCCCAACAGTTAGACTTACAATCTTTCCTAAACCTCTTTGTGGTTTCCCATATTTTCTGTCACTATCTGTACCCCCTTGAAAATCTCTACTTCAAACCTCCCACCTGTATAtttcgtgttttttttttgttttgttttttatttatttttatttttggctgcgctgagtcatcgttgctgagcacaggctttctttagttgtggcgagcgggggctcaTCTTGCGGTGCCCGGGCTTTGTGCTGTGGTGGCCTCCCTGGCACAAAGCACAAGCTCTAGGCACGAGGGCTCGATGGTTGTAGCGTGTGGACTTCAGCAGGTGTGGGTCACGGGCTCTCGAGCGCTCAGGCTAGGTAGTTCTGGCGCACCGGCTTAGTTgttctgtagcatgtgggatcttcccaggccggagactgaacctgtgtcccctgtattgccaggtggattcttaaccactggaccaccagggaagttcctgttttgttttattttatcttagcTCTGGCAGATTTGAAATACATACCCAAATGGAGCAGAGTAATGAACTCCCGTGTACGCATTACCCAGCCTCAGCAGTCTCCAGCTTCATATCccgttttttgtttgttgttgattttttttctagtttcattgagatataattgacatatagcacaaGATAAGTTCAAGGTGTTCAGCATGCTCATTCAACTTACATCTATCATGAATTAAGTTtaatgaacatccatcatctcatacagatacaaaattaaagaagtagTAAAAgattttttcccttgtgatgagaactctaaGGATTTACCCTCTTAACAGCTTTCATGTGTAATGTACAACATTAACATGTTTATCATGTTCTACATTACATTTCCAATTCTTGTCTTAGAACTGGAAGATTGTGccctttgactgccttcatccaattccccttcCCCCTACCCCGTACCTCTAGTAACAACAAatgtgatctctttttctatgactttgtttacttttgaagtataattgacctgtaacactatgttagttcctggtaatagcaaagtgattcagtgtttcTATACTTTTCGAAATGATCATTATGATAAGTCtcgttaccatctgtcaccatacaaataTAAGCCATagttattgactgtattccccacactgtacatttcgtacctgtgactcatttattttgcaactgaaagTTTGTTCCTCTTGCCCTCCCTCGTCTatttctctcctccttctgcccttCTCTCCTCGGGCAGTCACCTGTTTATTCTTTGTGTCTATGACTACTTCTGTTTGgttatgtttattcttttttttttttttagattcccagTAGAAGTgctatcatacagtatttgtctttgacttatctcacttagcctAATATTTTCTAGCTCATCCACGTTGTTGCAGATGTCaaagtttccttcttttctgtagctgagtgatattccacgtCTTCTTTACCATTCATCCATCGATGGGCACTTAGGTCGttttcttagctattgtaaacaatgcttcagtgaacattggggtacctatatcttttcaaattaatgtttttgttttctttgaataaatccccaggagtggaattgctggattgtatggcagttctgtttttcaATTTTGAGGAATCTCCCTACAGGTGTTgatagtggctacaccagtttacattcccaacacACTGCacaggggttcccttttctccgcatactcaccagcacttgttatttgttgtctttttgatgatccCGAGAGGTGggaggtgataccttattgtggttttgatttgcctttttgTGATGATTATGATGTTGAACTATTTTTTCATCTGCCTGTTGgccaatctgtatgtcttctctagaaaaatgtctattcaggtcctctgcccatttttttaaacaattctttcttttttgacattgagttgtataaatactttgtatattttgcatataaaCCCCTTATcgatatcatttgcaaatactttctccctttCAAtagtctgtcttttcatttttctggtagtttctttcactgtgcaaaagctttttagtttgatgtaaccccatttgtttatttttactgttgtttttcTTGCTTGAGGAGACATATCCAACAAAACATTGCTAGGTCAAAAGGCATACTgcctatatttttttctggaagtttcattatttcaggttttacatttaagtctttaatccgttttgagtttatttttgtatttggtaTAAGAAAGTAATctaatttgattcttttgcatatagctgtcttgttttcccaacaccatttattgaaagggCTCTCTTTTCCTTATTgtgtattcttgtctcctttgacATAGATTAATTACCCATATAAGTGTGGGTTCATTTCTAGGCTGTCTCTTCTATTCCACAGCTTCCCatcatttttgtttcatctttccatttatttatttatttatttggtttggtTACTTTTTTTACTGGAGTATCTTAAAACAAATCCTACATATCATATCAATTCACCTTTAAACATCTCTAACAGGTACGGggcttaaaaatatgtataacctATTGTTATCACTCCTATTTCCCCCAGTGGTCTTGAAAATAACTTTATAATTGATTTGAATTGGGTAAAAATAAGGTGCTCACATTATATTCGCTTGAGATGCTCttaagtttctctctctctctttttatattaATAGACTCACTCTTTAaagagcagttttaagtttacAGAAAAGTTGAGCAGAAAGTACGGGGTTCCCATATGCACTTCCCTTAACCCTCATTTCCCCTGTTATTCCCGCCTTGATTGCTGTGGTCCTCTTACATCTGTTTTAATCTGTAAAACAGTTcccagtggtttttaaaaaattgatttgttggcaaaactgggtcatttgttgTTTAGGATGTTCTACATTCTCGTTGGCCCATGTTTAACATGTTCCTCgatcctctgtgtattcttgagtATCAGTGGTTAGTTTTAGAAACTTGATTAGGTTTAGGTCTCATATTTTTGGCAAGAaaccttcccaggtggttctctGGACTCCCTGTTGCATCATGGGAGGCACTGGACGTCTGGTGGCCCAGTTTCCGTGATGTGAAGATGGATTAGGTTGAGCATATCCTGGAACAGCTGCCCTGGAAACACCTTttcccttccctgccctcctcctccccgcTGGGGGCCTGCCTGACTTTGTGATCCAGATTCCTCCTCCTCGGCTCCTCAGTCCCAGCCCCAAGGCCTGGACGGGTAGGGACAAGCGGTACAGGTGGGCTGAGCCCTGGAAAGAGCTCTGGGCGCCCTGTCGGCCCCCAGGTTACATCCACTACCAGCCTGCCCAGGACCGGATGCAGCCCCACCTCCTGGAGATGCTGATTCAGCTGCCGGCCAACTCCATCACCAAGGTCTCCATCCAGTTTGAGCGGGCACTGCTTAAGTGGACCGAGTACACCCCGGACCCCAACCACGGCTTCTATGTCAGGTGGGCTCCCCTCACCTGCTGCCCCCACCCTTCTGGCCCACCCTCTCCACCACTCTCCCTGGTGGAGAAGTGTGAGGAACACAGCTCATGGAGTACCTGTCTGCTTCTCTGCAGCCCATCTGTCCTCAGCGCCCTCGTGCCCAGTGTGGTGGCAGCCAAACCCAGGGACTGGGAAGAGAGCCCCCTCTTCAACAGCCTGTAAGTGTGAGCCCTGCCGCTGGCATCTGGGTGGCACCTGCACAGAGGATCAGGCTCCTGCAGGCTGGCCTGGGGCTAGAGGTTGTGCTTGCAAAGTAATGAGTAGATTGGCCCTGTCCTAATTCAAACCCCAGTGGTCTATACTGTTAGTATAGTCTTTATGAAATGATCCTAAAGAGCTGCTAGGAGATCAGAAGGTGAGAAGTGCAGGACGTTTACTCACCAGTTCTCTTACAAATACGGAACTGAGCGCTTATCAGATGCTGGGTACTGCAGAGAGCACCACATGGACAGCACTGGACAAAATGGACTTGCCCCTCCCTGCTCATGGGCACAGTCTAGAGAGGAACTGCTGGGGAGTAATCTGGTAGGTAATCCAGGAAGGCTGCTTGGAGGAGATGACCTGTAGGCCAAGACCAGATGGCTCAGGAAGAGGCAGCCCAGTGAAGGCAGGGTCCCTTTCCTCTCCCTCAACGTAGCTCTCCTTTGATCAGATAATCTGTATTGAGCTTTAAAAGGCTATGAGGCtaagaaaactttgaaaatgcTTCCCACTGACATTGGCCCATGTGGCCAGAGAgcgggggtggggctgggtgggATGAGATGTGGGGAAGCAGCCAGCCGCCTCACTGCCCGCTCCCGACCCCCAGCTTCCCAGTCTCTGACAGCTCCAGCTACTTTGTGCGGCTCTACACGGAGCCGCTGCTGGTGAGCCTGCCCACGCCGGACTTCAGTATGCCCTACAACGTCGTCTGCCTCACGTGCACTGTGGTGGCCGTGTGCTACGGCTCCTTCTACAACCTCCTCACCCGCACCTTCCAGATCGAGGAGCCCAGGAAGGGCGGCCTGGTCAAGCGGCTCGCCAACCTCATCCGGCGTGCCCGAGGTGTCCCCCCACTCTGAGGCGAGTCCTGCTCACAGCTGGGCTGCAGTTTCTCTTGAGGGGGCGTGGTGGCTGACACttcccccccacacccccgcaAGGCTCTGCCTGCTACTTGCCCTCCCCTGAGGCGGCTTTTGAACCAAACTGTCTCCTGGATTGGGCCACGGCCTAGAGCTGCAATGTTCAGGACAGTAGCCATGAGTCAGATGTGgcttttgaatttaatttaaattgaaaATGCATTTCCTTATCCATACTGAGTGCATTTCACGTGCTCAGTAACCAGAGCTGCTTAGTGGCTGCTGTACTGGGCGTCATGGGGACAGATGTTCCCACCGCTGCAGAAAGTTAGTTCTGTTGGACGGTGCCCGCCTGGATAATAGGATGTGCTCAAATATTCGTACCACTGTGTGGTAGGTGGAGATTACTGGTTGTGGAATAAAAAGTGTCTAATTCCTTGATTCTTTGTCTCCTGTCCTTGAGGCCTGGGGAGAGCTGGGGCCAGGGAGTGTTTGGCAGGTACCGGAACTGGATTTCCTGTCcgatcccctcccccaccaaaaaacaaccaaccaaccaaccaaaggcccctgcctcctcccacccctgccagaAATTCCTTCTCATCTcctgcttccctcctcccccagcatCCTTCTCTGACTGGTTCCCAGAACTCCCTGGGTTTGATGGGGAGTGTTTATGTTAACATCTCCACGGCCATGAAAGTGAACCATCCTGTGCCTTTTAGGAGCCCTGAGAGCCAGCCCCCTGTTACCAGGGGTCGCGCTGGAGAGACACTGGACACAGGAGAGCTTTGGGTGAGCATTTTCCAACCAGACACTGCATTGCAGCCATTTGGGGCTCTTGTGAAATAACGCAGGTTCCTGGGATCCAGACCCGTGAATTCAGTCAGTTTGGGTGGAGCCCAGCCTTTCAGTTTTTATCTGGCTCGTCAGGAGTTTGTGTTCTGGGTGGTCCTCAGACCACCCACAGGCTTTGAAGCCCTTGGATTGAAGCCTGCCCCTACCCACGTCCTGGCTGTGTAACCCCAGATTCCTGTGAAACGAGTCCTCTGGCAAGtgtctgccctgcccccaccttcGTTCTCTTCCTCTGACACGTTTGTCAAGTGTGTACGTTATTCGTtatctgcccctccctctcccagttCTCCCATCCGTCTTTTGGTCGATTGCCTGTCAAACAGAATACCCTGCTCTGCTAACCACTATGTCCCCCTCAATTGCCAGGTTCACTCTGACTGACAAAACCAGGTGAGATGttgcttcctccaggaagtcttccctgacacACTGAACTGCTGTGGGTGCCCTCCCTGGACAGCTTTCATATTCCTTATTTCCCTGGTGGTTACTGCCCTTTAACTTCTAGTAGACTAGGAGTTGCTTGGAGGCACAGGGGCTTTTCTCCACTTAAATGCGTCTGCACTCAGGACAAGCTGTCAGTGCTCAGTCAACACACGTGACTGAATGAATGGGTGTGGGCTACTGTGGCTTGGGGCCTGGGGTCTAGGGGTAGGGATGGGTAAGGCGAGGGGCTCTCTAGAAACCCCTCCAGTGTGAGTGCAGGGTCTTTAATACAGTGCACGCATCGGGTGTATAGCTAATAGAGACGGGGCTGTTCAGGTTCCCTCTGAAGGTTTTCCCAGAGCTTCTAGAATGTACAagcaatgtgtgtgcatgtgtaggaCAAGAGGTGGCATGAGTGAGCTAGTCCAGACCATAGTTGCAAAAGCAACTGGGTCAAGATGCTTTTACTCAAGTTTACTTCAAGCAGTAAACACACCAGGTGTGACATAAGAATGCAGCTgagtatgggacttccctggtggtccaatggctaagactccgggctctcaatgcagggggctcagataACGATCCTTGGTCAGGCAACTAGACCCCGCATGCTGGAACCAGCAATCCTGCAGGCTGCAACGAAGAAAGAAGATCCCATGTACTGCACCTAAGGCTtcgtgcagtcaaataaataaaaataaatattaaaaaaggaatgCAGGTGGGTAGGTTATCTGAAGCTAAGTGGTCCTGGCAGCCTGCATGTAGTGGGGTGTTTGCCAAGTCAGAACAGTAGAGTTTATACCTGCAGCCAAGTCAGCACCTAGAAATGCCGTCTACTGCCATGTCTTATATAATTTATACAAAGATGACACCCCATATCTTAGGTCTCCTCCTCCCTGAATTCCATACTCATTTACCCAGCTGCCTACTTGCCATCTCCAC contains these protein-coding regions:
- the PIGT gene encoding GPI transamidase component PIG-T isoform X1; this translates as MAAAVRIFLLLLLLLGPGGWGQAEPPRDSLREELVITPLPSGDVAATFQFRTRWDSELQREGVSHYRLFPKALGQLISKYSLRELHLSLTQGFWRTRYWGTPFLQAPSGAELWAWFQETVTDVDESWKELSNVLSGIFCASLNFIDSTNTVTPTASFKPLGLANGTDHSFLRYAVLPREVVCTENLTPWKKLLPCSSKAGLSVLLKADRLFHTSYHSQAVHIRPVCRNARCTSVSWELRQTLSVVFDAFVTGQGKKDWSLFRMFSRTLTEPCPLASESRVYVDITSYGQDNETLEVYPPPLATYQDVILGTRKTYAVYDLLDAAVVSNSRSLNIQLKWKRPPENEAPPVPFLYAQRYVSGYGLQSGELSTLLYNTHPYRAFPVLLLDSVPWYLRLYVHTLTITSKGKENKPSYIHYQPAQDRMQPHLLEMLIQLPANSITKVSIQFERALLKWTEYTPDPNHGFYVSPSVLSALVPSVVAAKPRDWEESPLFNSLFPVSDSSSYFVRLYTEPLLVSLPTPDFSMPYNVVCLTCTVVAVCYGSFYNLLTRTFQIEEPRKGGLVKRLANLIRRARGVPPL
- the PIGT gene encoding GPI transamidase component PIG-T isoform X2; its protein translation is MAAAVRIFLLLLLLLGPGGWGQAEPPRDSLREELVITPLPSGDVAATFQFRTRWDSELQREGVSHYRLFPKALGQLISKYSLRELHLSLTQGFWRTRYWGTPFLQAPSGAELLLSPSGTDHSFLRYAVLPREVVCTENLTPWKKLLPCSSKAGLSVLLKADRLFHTSYHSQAVHIRPVCRNARCTSVSWELRQTLSVVFDAFVTGQGKKDWSLFRMFSRTLTEPCPLASESRVYVDITSYGQDNETLEVYPPPLATYQDVILGTRKTYAVYDLLDAAVVSNSRSLNIQLKWKRPPENEAPPVPFLYAQRYVSGYGLQSGELSTLLYNTHPYRAFPVLLLDSVPWYLRLYVHTLTITSKGKENKPSYIHYQPAQDRMQPHLLEMLIQLPANSITKVSIQFERALLKWTEYTPDPNHGFYVSPSVLSALVPSVVAAKPRDWEESPLFNSLFPVSDSSSYFVRLYTEPLLVSLPTPDFSMPYNVVCLTCTVVAVCYGSFYNLLTRTFQIEEPRKGGLVKRLANLIRRARGVPPL
- the PIGT gene encoding GPI transamidase component PIG-T isoform X4, with the translated sequence MAAAVRIFLLLLLLLGPGGWGQAEPPRDSLREELVITPLPSGDVAATFQFRTRWDSELQREGGTDHSFLRYAVLPREVVCTENLTPWKKLLPCSSKAGLSVLLKADRLFHTSYHSQAVHIRPVCRNARCTSVSWELRQTLSVVFDAFVTGQGKKDWSLFRMFSRTLTEPCPLASESRVYVDITSYGQDNETLEVYPPPLATYQDVILGTRKTYAVYDLLDAAVVSNSRSLNIQLKWKRPPENEAPPVPFLYAQRYVSGYGLQSGELSTLLYNTHPYRAFPVLLLDSVPWYLRLYVHTLTITSKGKENKPSYIHYQPAQDRMQPHLLEMLIQLPANSITKVSIQFERALLKWTEYTPDPNHGFYVSPSVLSALVPSVVAAKPRDWEESPLFNSLFPVSDSSSYFVRLYTEPLLVSLPTPDFSMPYNVVCLTCTVVAVCYGSFYNLLTRTFQIEEPRKGGLVKRLANLIRRARGVPPL